A genomic segment from Longimicrobium sp. encodes:
- a CDS encoding HNH endonuclease, with translation MRGHGSGGSLRRELEHRIRNGRCVYCRAPAAPDRPLTREHVIPQARGGRRKDARIIVPACADCNHRRGCQEVVLFLLARPGRILAFLEYLSTLSPDTVRQIDVRVFAEVYAAVWLLAESSAGGEPWRTQVRRLCAGRRLHRRRYAARRIVTAAAVRIERARDRHAVAAPSCLLPVSMGMDAGRHAATLGRGMATLIGTLSLVWDAPAEQVLRELERERHRAHRTAEPRRARPGAGPVSDAEEGEDEKVVSLDGWKRRRGRKRRVRVDPRGGRVGGRGRGRAA, from the coding sequence GTGCGAGGACACGGATCGGGCGGCTCCCTTCGGCGCGAGCTGGAGCACCGCATCAGAAACGGAAGGTGTGTGTACTGCCGGGCCCCCGCGGCCCCGGACCGGCCCCTCACCCGAGAGCACGTGATCCCCCAGGCCCGCGGCGGCCGAAGAAAAGACGCCCGCATCATCGTTCCCGCCTGCGCCGACTGCAACCACCGGCGGGGCTGCCAGGAAGTCGTCCTCTTCCTCCTCGCCCGTCCCGGGCGCATCCTGGCTTTCCTGGAATACCTCTCTACGCTTTCTCCCGACACCGTGCGGCAGATCGACGTGCGCGTCTTTGCCGAGGTGTATGCCGCCGTGTGGCTGCTGGCCGAAAGCTCGGCGGGCGGCGAGCCGTGGCGCACGCAGGTGCGTCGGCTGTGCGCGGGGCGGCGGCTGCACCGGCGGCGCTACGCGGCACGGCGCATCGTTACCGCGGCGGCGGTGCGCATCGAACGGGCGCGCGACCGGCACGCCGTGGCCGCGCCCAGCTGCCTGCTCCCCGTGTCCATGGGCATGGACGCGGGGCGGCACGCGGCCACGCTGGGGCGGGGAATGGCCACGCTGATCGGCACCCTGTCGCTGGTGTGGGACGCGCCCGCCGAGCAGGTGCTTCGCGAGCTGGAGCGCGAGCGCCACCGCGCCCACCGCACGGCCGAGCCCCGCCGCGCCCGCCCCGGCGCGGGGCCCGTTTCGGACGCCGAGGAGGGCGAGGACGAAAAGGTCGTGTCGCTGGATGGATGGAAGCGGCGCCGCGGCCGGAAACGCCGGGTGCGCGTGGACCCGCGCGGGGGAAGGGTCGGCGGCCGCGGGCGGGGGCGCGCGGCGTGA
- a CDS encoding Type 1 glutamine amidotransferase-like domain-containing protein, whose amino-acid sequence MTDPRIHLGHVPFVGDEPAESQTSTRPLFLLADSQLLFWDDAGAPFVQRLALLAGGGVFRAAYLGASNGDQPEYFQLFEAAMAGTGAECRMIPAVPSGDDMAFLRSAALVLLAGGDVQRGWTAFERSGVREAIAQRHQEGAVLVGVSAGAVQLGMAGWPEGSTAQLFATWGLVPFLVGAHAEEDDWAELRAAVLAHDGLAVGFGVPRGGGMAYHPDGTVEPIRHPLVEVRAADGRVTTAMVLPPSAADAETDGDEITP is encoded by the coding sequence GTGACGGACCCGCGCATCCACCTCGGGCACGTTCCCTTCGTGGGCGATGAGCCGGCGGAATCCCAGACGTCCACCCGGCCGCTGTTCCTGCTGGCCGACAGCCAGCTGCTGTTCTGGGACGACGCCGGCGCCCCCTTCGTGCAGCGCCTGGCGCTGCTCGCGGGGGGCGGCGTCTTTCGCGCGGCGTACCTGGGAGCCAGCAACGGCGACCAGCCCGAGTACTTCCAGCTGTTCGAGGCCGCCATGGCCGGCACCGGGGCGGAGTGCCGGATGATCCCCGCCGTGCCGTCGGGCGACGACATGGCCTTCCTGCGCTCCGCCGCGCTGGTGCTGCTGGCGGGGGGCGACGTGCAGCGTGGATGGACGGCGTTCGAGCGGAGCGGCGTACGCGAAGCCATTGCCCAGCGGCACCAGGAGGGCGCCGTGCTGGTGGGCGTGTCGGCGGGTGCGGTGCAACTGGGGATGGCGGGGTGGCCCGAGGGGAGCACGGCGCAGCTGTTCGCCACCTGGGGGCTGGTGCCGTTCCTGGTGGGCGCGCACGCCGAGGAAGACGACTGGGCGGAGCTGCGCGCGGCGGTGCTGGCCCACGACGGGCTGGCCGTGGGATTCGGTGTTCCGCGCGGCGGCGGAATGGCGTACCATCCGGACGGCACCGTCGAGCCGATCCGCCACCCCCTGGTGGAGGTGCGCGCCGCCGACGGGCGGGTAACGACCGCCATGGTGCTGCCACCGTCAGCCGCGGACGCGGAGACGGACGGGGACGAAATCACGCCGTAG
- the gltS gene encoding sodium/glutamate symporter, which produces MKLDLIQTLAFAGVVLFLGYGVRRLVRPLARHNIPAPVIGGLIVAVLMVWARSAGQTPFEFDTTLQSPLMVAFFTSIGFAASLRLLKVGGPQVLIFFGVATAFAVVQNLLGAGLATAMGLHPLFGVLTGSVTLTGGPATGLAFAPLFEEAGVPAAATVAVASAMVGIVAGGVIGAPIATRLIERNGLRRAKGEVTEMDTPVATQIVEEQLDDQPAATPAGEDEESFVLLQSVVLVLVAMWLGGYLSAWFTSVGIKLPAYIGAMLVAAVIRNLDDVTGRIKVSQRVIDDVGNVALALFIVMALMTLKLWEIANLALPMLVILAAQVALIAAIVWPIFRLMGRDYEAAVMGGGFVGFMLGTTANAMANMRALVEKFGPAPRAFLVVPMVGAFFIDFTNALVITFFVNVLR; this is translated from the coding sequence ATGAAGCTCGACCTGATCCAGACCCTGGCCTTCGCCGGCGTCGTCCTCTTCCTGGGCTACGGCGTCCGCAGGCTGGTTCGCCCGCTGGCGCGCCACAACATCCCCGCGCCGGTGATCGGCGGGCTGATCGTGGCCGTGCTGATGGTGTGGGCGCGCTCCGCCGGGCAGACGCCCTTCGAGTTCGACACCACCCTGCAAAGCCCGCTGATGGTGGCGTTCTTCACCAGCATCGGCTTCGCGGCCAGCCTGCGCCTGCTCAAGGTGGGCGGCCCGCAGGTGCTGATCTTCTTCGGCGTGGCCACGGCGTTCGCGGTCGTGCAGAACCTGCTGGGTGCGGGGCTGGCGACGGCCATGGGGCTTCACCCGCTCTTCGGCGTGCTGACGGGCTCGGTGACGCTCACCGGCGGGCCGGCCACGGGGCTGGCCTTCGCCCCGCTCTTCGAGGAGGCCGGCGTGCCCGCCGCCGCCACGGTGGCGGTCGCGTCGGCGATGGTGGGCATCGTGGCGGGCGGGGTGATCGGCGCGCCCATCGCCACCCGGCTGATCGAGCGCAACGGCCTGCGCCGCGCCAAGGGCGAGGTCACGGAGATGGACACGCCCGTGGCCACGCAGATCGTGGAGGAGCAGCTCGACGACCAGCCCGCGGCCACCCCCGCGGGCGAAGACGAGGAATCGTTCGTCCTGCTGCAGTCCGTGGTGCTGGTGCTGGTCGCCATGTGGCTGGGCGGATACCTGAGCGCGTGGTTCACCTCGGTGGGCATCAAGCTCCCCGCCTACATCGGCGCCATGCTGGTGGCGGCGGTCATCCGCAACCTGGACGACGTCACCGGCCGCATCAAGGTGTCGCAGCGGGTGATCGACGACGTGGGCAACGTGGCGCTGGCGCTGTTCATCGTCATGGCGCTGATGACCCTGAAGCTGTGGGAGATCGCCAACCTGGCCCTGCCGATGCTGGTGATTTTGGCCGCGCAGGTGGCGCTGATCGCCGCCATCGTGTGGCCCATCTTCCGCCTGATGGGGCGCGACTACGAAGCCGCGGTGATGGGCGGCGGGTTCGTGGGCTTCATGCTGGGGACCACGGCCAACGCCATGGCCAACATGCGCGCCCTGGTGGAAAAGTTCGGCCCGGCGCCCCGCGCGTTCCTCGTGGTGCCGATGGTGGGCGCCTTCTTCATCGACTTCACCAACGCGCTGGTGATCACCTTTTTCGTGAACGTCCTGCGGTGA
- a CDS encoding queuosine precursor transporter, with product MQPAASIPANRQYKYYDLITGAFVAVLLTANLIGPAKICTLWGFTFGAGILFFPLSYLFGDILTEVYGYARARRVVWTGFAALAFASLMSVVVLRLPPAPGYAGQEALESVFSLTPRIVLASLAAFWAGEFTNSFALAKMKLATGGRHLWSRAIGSTAVGAGVDSLIFYPVAFLGVWATRDVLVVMGTNYVLKVLWEVIALPMTYRVVAALKRAEHEDWFDSDTDFTPFSLQAG from the coding sequence ATCACCGGCGCCTTCGTGGCCGTGCTGCTGACGGCCAACCTCATCGGCCCCGCCAAGATCTGCACGCTGTGGGGATTCACCTTCGGGGCGGGAATCCTCTTCTTTCCGCTCTCGTACCTGTTCGGCGACATCCTGACGGAAGTGTACGGCTACGCCCGCGCCCGCCGCGTGGTGTGGACGGGGTTCGCGGCGCTGGCGTTCGCGAGCCTGATGAGCGTCGTCGTCCTCCGCCTGCCCCCGGCGCCCGGCTACGCGGGGCAGGAGGCGCTGGAGTCGGTGTTCTCGCTCACGCCGCGCATCGTCCTTGCCTCGCTGGCGGCGTTCTGGGCCGGCGAGTTCACCAACTCGTTCGCGCTCGCCAAGATGAAGCTGGCCACCGGCGGCCGCCACCTGTGGAGCCGCGCCATCGGTTCGACCGCGGTGGGCGCGGGAGTCGATTCGCTGATCTTCTATCCCGTGGCGTTCCTGGGCGTGTGGGCCACCCGCGACGTGCTGGTGGTGATGGGCACCAACTACGTCCTCAAGGTGCTGTGGGAGGTGATCGCCCTCCCCATGACCTACCGGGTGGTGGCCGCGCTCAAGCGGGCCGAGCACGAGGACTGGTTCGACAGCGACACCGACTTCACCCCCTTCTCCCTCCAGGCTGGCTGA